The Deefgea tanakiae DNA segment ACGGGTGGCGCGTAATTTAACTAAGCCGAATTCGGCAGCAACAAAAAAACCATTCAATAGCACCAAGAATAGCGCTACCAAGGTCAATAAAAAATTTTCCATAATGCGGGCCGCAGCCCGTCCAGAACAATAACCCAATCATTTTAAGCGCTGATCGCCACAGCGGGGTAATTATTAGGACGGAATGGCAAAATACCCGCACTGTGCAAAAAATAGACGCCACAACACGCATTACTCGATATCTCTCGCATCAGCCCATGCGCTCACGCCCCGCAGGCAGCGAAGTCCAGCTAAAATAGGCGATTGCTTCGCTTTGGAATCCAGCCCCGCACCATGAAACCCAATAAACCCAAGACGTATCCACCCAGAGCCATTATCAATAAATCGCCAGCAAGCAATACCCATGTTGCCAGCTTGGCACGGGCTTTGTCGAAACTGGGTTTTTGCTCGCGCAGTGAAGGTGAAGCACTGGTCGCGCGCGGGGAGGTGAGCGTGAATGGCAAAGTCTGCGTCGATATCAACCGCCGCGTCGATATGCAACGCGATCAACTGACCGTCAACGGCCAAGCGGTGAGCGCTGAGAAAATGGTTTATCTGATGCTCAACAAACCGCGCGGCCTGATTACCAGCGCGCAAGACGAAAAAAACCGCGATACAGTTTTTTCATGTTTCGAAGGTGCAACGCTGCCCCACATCGGCCCCGTTGGGCGGCTCGATAAAGCCAGCGAAGGCTTGCTGCTATTCACCAACGACACGAAATGGGCGGCACGCCTCACCGATCCAGTTAGCCATTTGGACAAAATCTACCACGTGCAAATCGACAGCCAAGCGACGCCCGAGCTAATCACCGCGATGCAAGCGGGTGTGATGCTGGATGACGGCACATTATTAAAAGCAAAGCGTGTATCGCTGTTACGCAGCGGCGAAAAAAATGCGTGGTTGGAAGTCGTGCTCGACGAAGGCAAAAACCGCCACATCCGCCGCCTACTCGAAGCGAATCAAATCAACACGCTACGCCTGATGCGTGTGGCGATTGGTGGCTTGGAATTAGGGGAATTAGCGAAAGGCGAATGGCGGGAATTGAATGCGGCGGAAATCGCAAGTTTGAAAACT contains these protein-coding regions:
- a CDS encoding pseudouridine synthase, producing the protein MKPNKPKTYPPRAIINKSPASNTHVASLARALSKLGFCSRSEGEALVARGEVSVNGKVCVDINRRVDMQRDQLTVNGQAVSAEKMVYLMLNKPRGLITSAQDEKNRDTVFSCFEGATLPHIGPVGRLDKASEGLLLFTNDTKWAARLTDPVSHLDKIYHVQIDSQATPELITAMQAGVMLDDGTLLKAKRVSLLRSGEKNAWLEVVLDEGKNRHIRRLLEANQINTLRLMRVAIGGLELGELAKGEWRELNAAEIASLKTN